ggttaaaagtttaagtatatTATACCTCGATCTACTAGGTAATGAATTAAAGATTAATCTAAATAAAACTTcatcaaaaagaatattaaactCTAATAGTAGAGTCTGGTGATATAACATTAATATTTCAATGTCTTGAAACCAAACTTGGCCAAACACAATTTACAACTTAACTCTTTAATATTTCAAAGTTAGTTGCAAACCCATCAAATAGACTTGCATATATATAGCTTGGAGACCATCATTTCAAGTACACATTCATTCATTTTCTTCTCTgctttaaaaaatacatataattgaaaCTTCAAATGAAGATGTTTGGAGTTAAAACCTTagtagtaattttatttttacatgtaATGTTGGCATCGATGGCAACTGAAGCTGCGTCCGGTAATAAGGTCAAACGTATTAAGCCTCCTAAACCCGTGAAACCAGTACAAGAGCTTTTAACCTGCAAGAGTCGCAAAAGCAGGTGTTTCATGAAGCGTATCAAGTGTCCGGCTGAATGTCCTAAGGTTAAACCGAAGAATCCAAAAGACAAAGCGTGCTTTCTTGATTGTTACTCACCCAAATGTGAGGCCGTATGTAAATGTAAGTTAATATATCCAATCCTTTTGATATACAGGTTATTTCTCATATAAAATTTCACAAGCAATTACTAACATTATTCAAGATCAAGTACACATAGaacattaatcattttgaattttttgacACTTTTAATTATGTGTTATTTTTCATAGAATTTTCATTATGATTTCCCTTACATGattgatatataaagataaatcaCAACTTCATAGTTCAAGTAATTGTTTTTCAACTAGAGAAAATCCTCATCTGACGATTAATATATGGAAACTAATACAAATTACTTTTATTGTGCATGTATAGCCCGTAAACCAAACTGCAATGGACCCGGGGCAGCATGCTATGATCCACGATTCATAGGTGGAGATGGAATAGTATTCTACTTTCATGGGAAAAGCAACGAGCATTTTAGTTTAATCTCTGATTCTGATCTCCAAATCAACGCACGTTTTATTGGACTTAGGCCTGAAGGCAGAACTCGCGACTATACATGGATCCAAGCGTTGGGTCTGAAGTTTGGTCAACATAATTTCACCCTTGAAGCAACCAAGGCCGAAAAATGGGATGATAATGTTGATCACCTTAAGTTATCATTCGATGGAAAGGAATTGATCATTCCAGAAGGCCATTCTTCTGAATGGAATTCGACAGAAGGAGAAATACAAGTGGAAAGGACTTCACCAACTAATAGCTTAATGGTTAATATACCGGATCTTGCTGAAATATCAGTTAATGTGATTCCAGTATCAGAAGAGGATAGTAAGATACATAATTATCAGATTCCTGAAAATGATAGTTTTGCTCACTTGGAAGTACAATTCCGATTCTTTGGTTTATCGTCTCAAGTTGAAGGGATTCTTGGAAGGACTtatcaaccagatttcataaatCCAGCAAAACCAGGGGTGGCAATGCCGGTCATAGGTGGTGATGACAAATACAAGACTAGTTCACTTCTTGCAAGTGATTGTGCTCTTTGTGTGTTCTCTCCTGATAATGTTAAGGGTATTGAAGATGAGTCCCTAAAGATGGATTATGGAATGCTTGACTGCAAAGGTGGAGGGAATGGAATTACATGCAAGAAATAAGTATCTTCTTGCATATATATTGCTTTATTAATCTCTCTCTTAATGGTTGTTATTGTCTGGtattgattgattaatttgtgtttaattcatatttatatgtgtgtgctgtcttttatatgtatttgattatttctagaaaaatataatttaagagttcatCTCATGATCAATTTATCTACCAGTTTATCTCACGATGAGCCCCATATACTTTAGTCGTTTCAAACTAATGTTAAAGTAACACGTAAAGAAGCTGCCTATCCGAAAGCTAATAACTACATTAATCCCCAAATGACACTTTTAGCAATATTATGCGTGTATACTTGCATTAATACCATTGGATATATAGATAAATGGATTGGAGTTGTACCACAAAAGTAGACTTTTCCCAACCTTTTCAAACTTGAAGCTCACAAGCAGTGCTCAGAGGATCAGCTGGTTTAAACTATTAAGTAGTTCTTTTAGTTAATTAGATCTGTCACTCCGGGCTTGATAGTTCCTGAAGTACAATAAGAAGAAACGAAAACCATGAAAGTAATAACCGGGTTTGTGTCAGACACAATTCTTTAAACAGATCTTTTGTTTGTTCACCGGGTACACCTATCTATACCTTTGCGCTGGAACACTTGCTTAAGACATGGCCCCGAAATATGTCTAAATCAAGGGTGGGTCGCAATATTTTTGAGATGGAAACAAAATTAGTTTGAAAAGTTAAATAGTGTTGTAATAGTATACAATttagtattttctttttcaaagtatttttcCACACAAGTTATCCCATGATGACCATTACAACTTATTAATGACTATTAAAATATCGTTAACTGAATATGTTacatagacttttttttttcttttcattaatccATGAAGAATTAAGTTATGCTTATAACATGAATGACAACAAAGAATCAAttttctttcattcattatGTGTATccaaaaccccccattttaaAACTCGATATCTCATCtcattcatcatatatatatcttgtttgAAAGCTTTCCATGCATCACTAATACACTCTACATATATATTACACGAGTACATTTTGTGTGTGTCCATAGTGAAAATTGCATTAGTTTACACTaaacttttcaaacaaaaatcGCTTTATAAGATTAGCTTGTTAGGTATTTTGCACGTGTTAATAGaaattagaaagaaagaaagaaaagaactgataaatcaatcattttaataatttatagaaattattaatttatcgagacATTAATTTATcgaatattaatttatataaattataatcgatataaataattaaataatttattttagttagtttccatatataaaatTGGATAGTTTGTTACGCTTTTTCACACGTGTTAacagaaataaaaaagaaaggaaaaaaatccGGTAAATCAGAGTCGGTGGAGGGTAACGAACCGGTAACCTATATATACGCTGCATTTGATCAAAATCAATTATCAATCTCAATTTTCATAATTTTGCTCAGATTTGCCCTTTTCTTTAATTTCGCAAACAACAACTTGTTGCTCTCTCTGATAATCAATTGCTCTCTGAATCAATCTCCTCTGCTGATAAtataattctttatatatatatatattttgtttgtatatttgttattattttcaGGTACTACGGAAATGGCTTCATCGTCGTCTTCCTCTTCAATCGTAAGTTTTCTAGGGTTTTTTCccctcttttattttatttttatttaattggtCAAATTCGTTGGATCATATTTTAAAGAATTAATAATCTTTTGAATGATAGATCAAAACTGCATCAGTTTTCTAGTTCTTTATAATAAAGAAAACATTTTATTTCATCATTATGAtatgaaatataataaaaaggacAAGAATGATAGTTATAGTATATAaagttatacatttttttataattaaattgaaaaaattccttttaaaaacaaatttgttCCTTGTATGTGATTAGGTCTCGATCGTATATCCGGCCTCTGCAGTGGTCATGAGCATCTTGAATGCggtatgttttttatttcaaaGACTGAAATTTTCTGCAAAATTTCAACATTCTTTTACTTATTGTTTTCGTTTGTTTGTAGAGTTTGTTCTGTAACAGTATTAGCACTTTTCTTTTCGTGCTGTGCTGTCATGTGACTGTTCTTTCTGGAGTTACCATTTTACTTGATTCAATGGGACCCAAGGAAGAGATGACACCCCTTGAGAAAAAGGATGTCGATGCTCATATGATCGATCGGATTTCTGTTTCTACGCCGCTTTATGAAAGAATGCATGTAGACATGGATAAAatctcttcatcttcatctcaTCCATCAATTGTAAGTTCtgtctcttttaatttttttcgttAAGGTTTCATTTTGGTGATGTGGGTACTAGTTTTTTGTGTTATagattattttgatttgtttcaacgggtcaaatgggttgggtcAGAGCTGTTTTAAAAGGGGAACGGGTCAAATGGAGTGAATTTTCGTCTTTTTAAAAGCAAAATTTGAAATTATTGATTACTATCTAGTTTTGTAGATCAAAACTACATGAGTtatacatttcttttttttgtatataattatgaaagggacaaaaaaatgttttcagATACGGCCCCAATGGTGGATACGTAAAAAGCCCACGTAGGGGGTATTGAGCACATACGGGGTTAGATAACGGGTTACAGTTGTTCTTTTTCGTATGGGTCAATTGTCAAAGCTGTCTGGGTCGAGTTAGTTGACCCTAAAGAATGTTGAATGttattatcttaataaaaataataagcttTTTGATTACATCTCAAATCCAAAGAATTAATCACATTGGTTTTTCTATGCTAATAAGCAAGGAAAGGGCTTGCTTAGTCTAAAGCATTAAACATCAGTTTTGAGTAGTTATACAATAGCCGTAAGGTTTTTGGCCATTGGGGGCATTCCCCCCAGTTAGTCCTGAATAGATCCGCCTCTGCCTGACCCGAACGACCCGTTCAACATATGCTATTTAGGTCAATTGGTTTGGGTCCACacaaaacaaagtaaaaaaattagagGTAAAAGGGTAGCaacttaatatttttgaaagttgTCCAAATTCTGTTTCTAACGCATTTAATTCTTTAACTTGTTATATTTAAAAGTGCATAGTTTCTTACGAAGTTGTTGTATATGGTTTTTTAATTAGGTGTTGGGTACCACATATCTACCCGTGCCTGCCCGAGAACAGAAAATCCCTGCTCTAATATCACAGAAGTCCACCATTGTGGTCAGAAAAGTTCCAGTCCATACTCAAGAGTCACCAATATGTAAATCCTCTACGCTTGAGGTCAAGCTACCAATTCCTGCCAAGAAACCACCGCTCCCTGCCATTATGACGAAAAAGACGCTAGTTCCAACTAGGGAAGTGCCAATAAGTGTATCCTCTACTTCTGTGCGTAAACCGTTGGACTGTGCCAATAAACAGCGGGTCCCTGTCCAAACATCACTGGTTTGTACCCAGAAACCACGGGCCCCTGTCCAAACACTACCGGCCCCTACCCAAAAACCACAGATCTCTGCCCAAAAACTACATGTCACTACTCAAAAACCTCTTCCTGCCCAAAAACCACAGGTTGCCCAAAGTCTGGGGGTCCCTGTCCAAAAACAAGCCTCTTCCCAAACATCAAATGTCGCTATCCGAAAACCGCATGTCCCTACCCAAAAACCAAATGTCCGTGCCCAAAAAGTACGGGTCCCTCACCAAAAACTGCTCCCGTCCCAAAAACCACGAGTCTCTGCCCAGAACCTACGTGTACCTGCCCAGAAACCGCTCCCGGCCCAAAATCCACAGGTTGCTACCCAAACTCTGTGGGTCCCTGCCCAAAAAACCCCCTCTTCCCGAACAACACAGGTTGCCACCCAAAAACTGCGAGTCCCTACCCAAAAACCAAGGATCTCTGCCCAAAAACGACATGTCCCTGACCAAGACCCGCTCCAGTCCCAAAAACCACAGGTTGCTACCCAAAATCTGCGGTTCCCTGCCCAAAACCTGCACTCTTCCCAAAAATCACAGGTTGCTACCAAAAAACCACAGGTCTCTGCCCAAAAACCACGATTCTCTCCCATCCTGGCTAGAAAACCGTTGGTTCCAATTGTCGAATTGCCATCACGTGTTTCCACTACTTCTGAGATCAAACTGCCACATGCTAAAAAACCTCGTAAATGTGTTTCTTCTACTTGTGAGCTCAAACGACCAGTGCTTCAATGGAAGTTCTAAACTCAAAGCATTTTTTGACCTGGTATGTTCTATTATGGATGACTTTGCTATTGTAGATGTCTGTTAGTTGTTGAAAGcttactttttatacatttacataTGGTGAACAGGGCTTGCAGCTGAGTTACAAGCAAAGCCGTACTACCTATACAGACAAGGGATGTTCCAGTATGCATGATTTTGCTATATTAGGTAGATATTAATTGCTTTAGGAGTTAAGGCTTACTTTTCTACTTGTATATGTAGGCAATAAAGAGTGCATGCAGCTCAACATATCATGTTCAGTTGTTAGATGTGGGACCAACTTCAGTTATAGCTAAGCAGATATAAGGGTCCGGtatgtaatttttgaaaattcccTCAAACATACACTTCACTGTTCTTGAGTAATGACTTGGTAACAAGGTATAAACTTGGATTTTAGTAGACTTAGGTAAAAGCATAAACAAGATAAATGTTTGAACTTTAAATGCCAAAATAATCCTATCAATAGTAAAAGAACAATGGTGGACAGCTTGTGGTTCACTTGTTTGGGCCTTTGGGAATCTTGTTTAGTTAGAAACAAGCAAGTATATCTGTTGGGATTGCACATTTTAAGAATTCCTCTTGTATGTTTACTTGTGCAATAATTGTGTTTGACAATGTTGGCCTCGATAAATGTTTTTTCAGTACTGTGAAATGGTAACGAACATCAGGTTATAGGTTTGGGTAAGTGAAATAGTCTCTTTGCAAGTGAAAGAAAATGTTTGTGCATAAATACTTCTTTTAATCCCCATAAATTCAAAGATATTTATGTGTAAAACGTTGTTGCTCTTTGGTAGTCCGCTTAAGTACTATGATTTAAATCTTACAAACTGTGTCCACATTTCTGGTTTTTTAGATATTAAAGGCATCGAGCTAGAAAGTTCTGTCAAGGACTTGTTGTTCAGACATGCCAGATACCCATTTTAAAGAAGTGATTTTAATCTTACAGACTAGATGATGGCGTCTTGCAGGTGTTTCGTGATGTTAATGGTGTCGTGCTGGAAACTTCTATCAAGGAGATGTTATTGTTCAGCTTAGCTAGATACCCTTTCGAATATATTTCTTCATAACTCATAAGGCAATTTACATGGAATTTTCCACATCCTGTCATTGCTGTAAGTGTttccatttcattttttaaatgcTAAAGAGGAGTTGTTATGGCATCTCTGCGTGGATTATGTTCCATCTTATCACTTCTtgaaagttttcatttttcattaagTAGTGTTGACTGAATTGTGTGCTCCAATAAAGTTTTAGAGCTAATATGCATGCTATATccaataatatttttacttgGTAATTTGAGTATCTAGAAAACTATTACGGGGTTCAACATCATAGCTTACTTGTGAAGTTCAATAATACTTTTAATCCTTTTGGCAGGGAACCAATTTTTTGTAGCAGTCATTTATGCCTATTGTAAGCTGTTTTCACTAAGATCTATCTCGTCACAACAGTAAGAATTTTTTCCTTGGTTTCATTCCGTTATTTCTTATCTATTTTGGAATGGATATAGATAATATACAAATTTACTTATGCCTTAATGGTTTCGTTCATCTGTATTGCTGATTGTTCAATATTTGTGCTTGTACTAATGGTCTCTATCGCGACATTCGTAGGCATTCATTGGGCATTCCACAGAAGATGACCCATGCAAATCCAGAGACCGTTCTCCCTGCCATCCATCAAATGCTTATTATCGAGATAGATTAATTGGGCTTTACTCCTATTCCATAGTTTTCCAACTAACTTAATTTTCGATAATCCTGCCATACTACATCTGTTCATAGATCCAGTTTGCTTGAGTTTGTTATGCCTGCTACATTATTGAGAGATTATTGTTGGAATCTGAAGTTCTGTATTTGTATTCGCAGATGACGTGGAGGAATGTGGCTGTCATCCCCAGTTCTTTAATAAAGGGCCAGCTCCAGGTAtgtcaaaataagaaaaactttGAACAGGCACTTCACTTtatatttaaagcatgatttgGATTTAGTGCATATGCATTAGGAATGGTTTGACACACTTGGCATAGTAAGTCTAAGCTCTGTTTGTTTAGGATTTATTAACACTTAACATATCCAAGAATCAAAGATCTGATCTGGATAGCTTTTAGTTTTGTTAGACACTGTTGCTAGGCTCAGGTATAGGTCTGGCCCATTAAATCTAGGTTCACATGTTCAACTGGTCTGACCAATTGGATTGTTTTAAAGTTGTTGGATTAAGCTCTCTTATCTCACTCCCACCTTCTGTAAGAATACAAAGCTACCAACTCTATCTTTTGTAGGTTTGAACAAACCTCCAGTTGTAACTGGTCCAGTAACAAGTGGGTAGAACTGATGGTATGGCCTTTTCCCGGTCTGACCAAGCAGTTCAGGCTGCATTCAAAACAACCACCCTTACAAAAGATGAACACTTTAGCACCTCTACCACATAGTTTCTCATTCAACTACCTGCAATAGTTTCTCATTCAACTACCAAGTAAAAATGAACATAGGATGAGTTTTTAATTCAAGTGAGTTTATTTTACTCAACTTTTCAGTATTTTACTTTGAATTTAATATTTGTGTCTTATTTGGCCGCTGTTCTAGATTTGGCAACCTCCATAAATGGTCTGGTTTGAGGTTATATGTTGTTTCGTTTTTGCTTGTGAAAGCTCAATAAAATTTCTATTGTCTGTTTTTTTCAAACATCACTTGATAGATCCAGTTTTCATATTGAGGCTCATTAAGTTTATCTTatctttgtgtgtgttttttcttATGTGACTTCATGGACTGGATTTGCTTGCTAGTATTTTGGTTTCACCGTATTTCATCTTGGCATGTTCTCATGTTCTCGAGTCTTAAGTAGTTTCTATGTTTTAAATTAGAACTTTTATGCATCGGCTAGTTTCTTACtagtcatttttagtttttatttttaatcaaattatttttagtttttatttttaatcaactttatgGAGCTGTTTATAGAATAGCTTGAGTTTAATGATCATTAATAGAATAACTTGATAAgtatatgtgtttttataaatGAGTTGATAGATTAGTTTTTTGCTTGTTATCTTGATTCATTTTGGTTTGTTCTCTTGTTATGTGGTTATTATGGTTTATATGCTTTATAACTTATTTTATAAGAATACATAAATGTGCCCTCATAAATATCGAGCCAGGGTAATTCCCTTTACCCAAAAATTGTGCCTACATAAATTTTAGATCGTAAAATTGCTTAATTAGTCTAGGTTTGTCTGAGATATCCTTTATTAGTTGTGATGCTCATCAAATCTTTATCTATCTGGTAAGATTTGTGTTTTCGACAGACTAAATTAGCAGTAAAGAACTTTTCCCATTTGAATGGCGTCCTGCAGCATACACATTGGGTACTTGCTGTTTAAACTTTATGCAACTCTAAGCTCTACTTGTTTAGGATTTTTAACACGTTAAATGTTACTTGTCCACAGACAAACAAGGATCTGATTTATATAGCTTATAGTTTTTCTTAGACACTGTTAGGTTCACATATGGGTCTGGCCTAATGAATCTAGGTTGACAGGTTCCACCGGTCTGGCCGGTTAAATCAGAAGAGTGAAAACATATCCAATTTTACCATAAAATCAGCTTGAACTGGTTCACTGCTTGGTTCTTGGTTTGACCAAGCTGCCAGTTTTGACTGGTCCGGTAACAAGTGGTGTAATCATTCAACTAGAACCATTATCGCGGCCATTTTCCCCGTCTGGCCAGCCAATCCAGATTGGGTTTTTAACATCCCCCCTTTTTAGTTCCCTGTCATGGTCATTTTACTTGGTTGATCTAACtgaatataaattttgtatcTTGTTTGGCCTCTGTTTTAGATTTGGCACCCCCATATTTTAAAGTTGGTTGAGAAACCATATAGTCTACTTTGAGTTGATGCATCGTTTGCTTTGTCTTTACTCGAGTAGCTCGTTAAATTTTCTATATTCTGTGTTTTCACGCACGATTGACACTTGATATACTAATGTTCTTATAGTATTTGCTGTCTACCTAAGTTTGCAACTTTCAAGTTTGTAAAACAATTGAATTGACTCTGAGTTGGTTGATCATTTATACCTGTAATTTTCATTGCATTTATGCATTTGGTAAGGATACATGTTTTCTTATGAGTTGGTAGATCAGTTTTTGGTGTCACTGTAAATTATCTTTGGCATGTTCTCATGTCACTCTAGACTTGGAATTTAGATATATacatgaaccctaattcatcAAACTTTGTGCTAATAGAAATACATTGAGTTGATTAAACGGATTTTACTTGTGAAACATAATAACTTTTTCTGTTCATAGCATAAGTATTCTATATTAGTTGTTGGACTATGCTTTTGCTTGCTATAGTAGTTTTTCTTATCTCTGTATGTTTTTACTTATGCGATCTCATTGACTGGATTTTATTTGCCAATATTTTGCTGTCACTGTATTTCATCTAGGCATCTTCTCATGTTATCGAGTCTTGCgtggtttttatgttttacatTGAGCTGGAATTTACACAAATATAAGTGCACCCGATATATCCAACTTCTTGGGGCTGTTAATTAAATAGCTTTAGCTAAATGACCATTAATAGAGTAAGTAAGTATTTGTGTTTTCGTATATGAGTTGATAGACTAGTTTTTTGCTTCTTGTTGTTGGTTTtcaatttgatttattttgttttgtggtcttatgtgttttatttaaaCTTAGTTTATAAGAACACATAAATGTGCCCGCATATATTTTAGTTTGTAGAATCGATTTATTAGACTAGCTTTGTTTGTAATATCTTTTATTAGTTGTGATTTTCATCGAATCCTTATTTGTCCTGTTAGgattgtgttttagatgtgccagttttttgttcttttaattattatttcttttcacTTGTCCAAACACATAAATGTTCGTCATAGAAGTAACTCGTAGATCTATTGTATAGTTTTGGTTGATATGTTTTGTGTTTTGTTCATATTATTGTATCTTTTCACTTATCCAAACACAGACTGTGCCCACATAATTGTA
The sequence above is drawn from the Erigeron canadensis isolate Cc75 chromosome 4, C_canadensis_v1, whole genome shotgun sequence genome and encodes:
- the LOC122598486 gene encoding uncharacterized protein LOC122598486, producing the protein MKMFGVKTLVVILFLHVMLASMATEAASGNKVKRIKPPKPVKPVQELLTCKSRKSRCFMKRIKCPAECPKVKPKNPKDKACFLDCYSPKCEAVCKSRKPNCNGPGAACYDPRFIGGDGIVFYFHGKSNEHFSLISDSDLQINARFIGLRPEGRTRDYTWIQALGLKFGQHNFTLEATKAEKWDDNVDHLKLSFDGKELIIPEGHSSEWNSTEGEIQVERTSPTNSLMVNIPDLAEISVNVIPVSEEDSKIHNYQIPENDSFAHLEVQFRFFGLSSQVEGILGRTYQPDFINPAKPGVAMPVIGGDDKYKTSSLLASDCALCVFSPDNVKGIEDESLKMDYGMLDCKGGGNGITCKK